The stretch of DNA ATCATTAACTTTTCCAAAAGAGGTATTGGGCAATAATGAAAGACATAATATATCTAATAACATATCCACCAACTCATCTATATCTACTAACTCAACCGTAGAAGGTAGCAGTGGGACTATTTCACAAACTATCGCAGTGTCTTATAACGATGTAGCAAGTGATATAAAATCAGAAAAGATTAAAAAAATTGTTCATAACTATAAATTGATATTAGGTTCCGAAATTGACAAAGATTTATCGGCAAAACATCTTAAAGATACATCAGAATTAGTAAATAAACCATTGGAAATAAAAGAAGACTGTATATTAATAGGAGGTCCAGTAGCTAACCCATTAACTAATAAATATCTTTCCAAATTTAATGTTAAAGTAACAAATAACTACCCAGGAGCTCATATGGGAGTCATCCAAAAACAGACAATAAATGGACATAATGTAATATTATTGGCAGGTTCAGATAGATACGGAACAAAAGCAGCAGTAGAATACTTCAAAACATTGGATGATATTCCATCAGAACCTACATTTGTAGAATGGAAAGATGATGAAGCTATAAAAATAAATAAACCTTAATTACTTTTTTTATTTTATATTTTCTAATTCAATAATTTTTATAACTTATAAAATGATAGATAATATAATAAATAATATAAAATTTTTAAATGTTATAAAATAAAAAGGGGTGGTGGTTAATCATTAAAAGATATTTATATATCCCAATAGTTATATCAATAATATTTTTAGGCATTATGTGTTGCTGTGTAAATAATAACTTAGATAGGACAGGCGACAACAGGGAGAATGGTATAATTGTTGTTAATATAACGGTTATATGCGATAATCCTATATCAAAAAATTATGTGTTAATTAAAGGAGAGCCTAAAAATGTATCACTTTATAGGTTTTATTATATTAATGAGGATATTCCTGGTTCAGGAGTATT from Methanothermococcus okinawensis IH1 encodes:
- a CDS encoding S-layer protein gives rise to the protein MLKKIFLFLTFIFLTSAVYAESAPILPASYYGTINVEGGGTLNNVKLVAKINGEERGSIIIKNNKFGGKSYSEEKLIVKGSSDDEGKTVEFYIGNYKADETTTWKSGDVKELSLTFPKEVLGNNERHNISNNISTNSSISTNSTVEGSSGTISQTIAVSYNDVASDIKSEKIKKIVHNYKLILGSEIDKDLSAKHLKDTSELVNKPLEIKEDCILIGGPVANPLTNKYLSKFNVKVTNNYPGAHMGVIQKQTINGHNVILLAGSDRYGTKAAVEYFKTLDDIPSEPTFVEWKDDEAIKINKP